The Daucus carota subsp. sativus chromosome 9, DH1 v3.0, whole genome shotgun sequence genome window below encodes:
- the LOC108200390 gene encoding chloroplast sensor kinase, chloroplastic isoform X1 codes for MASSSLFCYNYLTNSQASLTTFPNKLPRCSAIFAASSVSSINSISQNKYSSISPKPVCDDDERLKDGEMASCAASVAAAIRKASNSPVEFMQRSERKGSGELLLPSSDFVRLCVQQLDLFRRIVHPDAVLSVYVRPAGSYVMDQLELRRVHCFPGHNDADDIIILMANFSVPTGLRAAEASLSNRKAQFVPDFRSVVFPMVKHPFVVGFLVAELPKREQENGGKMKHYPLPEESYALPPYTDPQSWGIETFKQSPTESYLFTADQKLNAINISCSLAMAYVMDQKAMLLQQSTWQNNVRMSNLVEQIRGPLSSIRTLSKMLSVQVKRSEISYDIAEDILVQGDLLKDTLQQLQDAVYLTKANIMRYNEETLMKMNTSSNTPTRPQDSETTSGSTGKESRGTYFNFSSKDLEMPMPPLALAPVQQGIRRPCNISDVLGDLVGALKPLAQKQQRSVELYELAQSTKIAVEELALRQAFSNLIEGALLRTHVGGKVEIVSTEAPAGGALVIIDDDGPDMHYMTQMHSLAPFGSDLLSEDMVEDNMTWNFVAGLTVAREILESYGCVIRVISPRTMDASLGVGGTRIELWLPTFSNSPSLNGPGQEA; via the exons atgGCTTCCTCCTCACTATTCTGTTACAACTACCTAACTAACTCTCAAGCCTCCCTCACCACTTTCCCCAACAAACTCCCTCGCTGCTCCGCTATTTTCGCCGCCTCTTCCGTTAGTTCAATTAACAGTATCAGTCAAAATAAGTACTCATCTATTAGCCCTAAGCCTGTTTGTGATGATGATGAGAGGCTTAAGGATGGGGAGATGGCGTCGTGTGCTGCGTCGGTTGCGGCGGCGATTCGGAAGGCTTCGAATTCGCCTGTGGAGTTTATGCAGAGGAGTGAGAGGAAGGGGAGTGGGGAGTTGTTGCTGCCGAGCTCGGATTTTGTGAGGCTTTGTGTGCAGCAGTTGGATTTGTTTCGGAGGATTGTGCATCCTGATGCTGTTCTTTCG GTCTATGTAAGACCAGCTGGTAGTTATGTTATGGACCAGCTAGAGCTACGCCGAGTTCATTGTTTCCCGGGGCACAATGATGCAGATGATATAATCATATTGATGGCTAATTTTAGTGTTCCCACAGGTTTAAGAGCAGCAGAAGCTTCTCTTTCTAATCGAAAG GCGCAATTTGTCCCAGATTTTCGATCAGTCGTCTTTCCTATGGTCAAGCATCCTTTTGTTGTAGGTTTTTTGGTCGCAGAGCTCCCAAAAAGGGAACAGGAGAATGGTGGAAAGATGAAACATTACCCATTACCGGAAGAATCTTATGCTTTGCCCCCATATACAGATCCGCAATCATGGGGAATCGAAACTTTTAAACAGAGTCCTACAGAAAGTTATCTATTCACTGCCGACCAGAAACTAAATGCTATTAATATTTCTTGCTCGCTAGCTATGGCATATGTTATGGATCAG aAAGCAATGCTACTCCAGCAGTCAACTTGGCAAAATAATGTTAGGATGAGTAATTTGGTCGAACAG ATTCGAGGTCCTCTGTCTAGCATTCGGACATTGAGTAAAATGTTATCAGTTCAGGTGAAGAGAAGTGAG ATATCATACGATATTGCAGAAGACATTTTGGTGCAGGGTGATCTTTTGAAAGATACTCTTCAGCAACTTCAAGATGCTGTATACCTCACAAAG GCTAATATAATGAGGTACAATGAAGAAACTTTGATGAAAATGAATACTTCAAGTAATACCCCTACCAGGCCACAGGATTCGGAAACAACTTCTGGCAGCACAGGGAAAGAATCTAGGggaacatattttaatttttcttcgaAAGATCTCGAAATGCCCATGCCACCTCTAGCTCTTGCACCTGTACAACAAGGAATAAG AAGACCATGCAATATTTCGGATGTGCTAGGAGATTTGGTTGGGGCCttgaagcctttggctcaaaaaCAACAACGCTCTGTAGAACTATACGAACTTGCACAATCTACCAAAATTGCTGTTGAGGAACTTGCTCTGCGCCAGGCTTTCAGCAATCTAATTGAGGGTGCTTTGCTGCGTACTCATGTTGGAGGAAAAGTTGAAATAGTTTCTACAGAAGCCCCAGCAGGTGGTGCTCTTGTAATAATCGATGATGATGGGCCTGATATGCACTACATG ACACAAATGCATTCACTCGCACCCTTCGGATCAGATCTATTGTCTGAAGATATGGTAGAGGACAACATGACATGGAATTTTGTTGCAGGGCTAACTGTTGCCCGAGAGATCCTGGAAAGTTATGGCTGTGTCATTCGAGTCATCTCACCCCGAACCATGGATGCTTCACTTGGGGTAGGAGGAACTCGTATAGAACTCTGGCTTCCTACCTTCTCAAATTCACCTAGTCTTAATGGTCCTGGTCAGGAGGCATAA
- the LOC108200390 gene encoding chloroplast sensor kinase, chloroplastic isoform X2, protein MASSSLFCYNYLTNSQASLTTFPNKLPRCSAIFAASSVSSINSISQNKYSSISPKPVCDDDERLKDGEMASCAASVAAAIRKASNSPVEFMQRSERKGSGELLLPSSDFVRLCVQQLDLFRRIVHPDAVLSVYVRPAGSYVMDQLELRRVHCFPGHNDADDIIILMANFSVPTGLRAAEASLSNRKAQFVPDFRSVVFPMVKHPFVVGFLVAELPKREQENGGKMKHYPLPEESYALPPYTDPQSWGIETFKQSPTESYLFTADQKLNAINISCSLAMAYVMDQKAMLLQQSTWQNNVRMSNLVEQIRGPLSSIRTLSKMLSVQVKRSEISYDIAEDILVQGDLLKDTLQQLQDAVYLTKANIMRYNEETLMKMNTSSNTPTRPQDSETTSGSTGKESRGTYFNFSSKDLEMPMPPLALAPVQQGIRPCNISDVLGDLVGALKPLAQKQQRSVELYELAQSTKIAVEELALRQAFSNLIEGALLRTHVGGKVEIVSTEAPAGGALVIIDDDGPDMHYMTQMHSLAPFGSDLLSEDMVEDNMTWNFVAGLTVAREILESYGCVIRVISPRTMDASLGVGGTRIELWLPTFSNSPSLNGPGQEA, encoded by the exons atgGCTTCCTCCTCACTATTCTGTTACAACTACCTAACTAACTCTCAAGCCTCCCTCACCACTTTCCCCAACAAACTCCCTCGCTGCTCCGCTATTTTCGCCGCCTCTTCCGTTAGTTCAATTAACAGTATCAGTCAAAATAAGTACTCATCTATTAGCCCTAAGCCTGTTTGTGATGATGATGAGAGGCTTAAGGATGGGGAGATGGCGTCGTGTGCTGCGTCGGTTGCGGCGGCGATTCGGAAGGCTTCGAATTCGCCTGTGGAGTTTATGCAGAGGAGTGAGAGGAAGGGGAGTGGGGAGTTGTTGCTGCCGAGCTCGGATTTTGTGAGGCTTTGTGTGCAGCAGTTGGATTTGTTTCGGAGGATTGTGCATCCTGATGCTGTTCTTTCG GTCTATGTAAGACCAGCTGGTAGTTATGTTATGGACCAGCTAGAGCTACGCCGAGTTCATTGTTTCCCGGGGCACAATGATGCAGATGATATAATCATATTGATGGCTAATTTTAGTGTTCCCACAGGTTTAAGAGCAGCAGAAGCTTCTCTTTCTAATCGAAAG GCGCAATTTGTCCCAGATTTTCGATCAGTCGTCTTTCCTATGGTCAAGCATCCTTTTGTTGTAGGTTTTTTGGTCGCAGAGCTCCCAAAAAGGGAACAGGAGAATGGTGGAAAGATGAAACATTACCCATTACCGGAAGAATCTTATGCTTTGCCCCCATATACAGATCCGCAATCATGGGGAATCGAAACTTTTAAACAGAGTCCTACAGAAAGTTATCTATTCACTGCCGACCAGAAACTAAATGCTATTAATATTTCTTGCTCGCTAGCTATGGCATATGTTATGGATCAG aAAGCAATGCTACTCCAGCAGTCAACTTGGCAAAATAATGTTAGGATGAGTAATTTGGTCGAACAG ATTCGAGGTCCTCTGTCTAGCATTCGGACATTGAGTAAAATGTTATCAGTTCAGGTGAAGAGAAGTGAG ATATCATACGATATTGCAGAAGACATTTTGGTGCAGGGTGATCTTTTGAAAGATACTCTTCAGCAACTTCAAGATGCTGTATACCTCACAAAG GCTAATATAATGAGGTACAATGAAGAAACTTTGATGAAAATGAATACTTCAAGTAATACCCCTACCAGGCCACAGGATTCGGAAACAACTTCTGGCAGCACAGGGAAAGAATCTAGGggaacatattttaatttttcttcgaAAGATCTCGAAATGCCCATGCCACCTCTAGCTCTTGCACCTGTACAACAAGGAATAAG ACCATGCAATATTTCGGATGTGCTAGGAGATTTGGTTGGGGCCttgaagcctttggctcaaaaaCAACAACGCTCTGTAGAACTATACGAACTTGCACAATCTACCAAAATTGCTGTTGAGGAACTTGCTCTGCGCCAGGCTTTCAGCAATCTAATTGAGGGTGCTTTGCTGCGTACTCATGTTGGAGGAAAAGTTGAAATAGTTTCTACAGAAGCCCCAGCAGGTGGTGCTCTTGTAATAATCGATGATGATGGGCCTGATATGCACTACATG ACACAAATGCATTCACTCGCACCCTTCGGATCAGATCTATTGTCTGAAGATATGGTAGAGGACAACATGACATGGAATTTTGTTGCAGGGCTAACTGTTGCCCGAGAGATCCTGGAAAGTTATGGCTGTGTCATTCGAGTCATCTCACCCCGAACCATGGATGCTTCACTTGGGGTAGGAGGAACTCGTATAGAACTCTGGCTTCCTACCTTCTCAAATTCACCTAGTCTTAATGGTCCTGGTCAGGAGGCATAA
- the LOC108201981 gene encoding uncharacterized protein LOC108201981, protein MRLILVTLVGVVSGFLFGVSYPVLLSEKMTSIFAITKAQDFKDTWKIWVPSNPRGAERLVPGIVVPHSDLYLRRMYGKPSEDLSITPKYLVTFTVGYNQRHNIDAAIKKFSENFTILLFHYDNRASEWDEYEWSKKAIHVSAQGQTKWWYAKRFLHPDIVAAYDYIFIWDEDLGVENFDAEEYIKLVKKHGLEISQPGLKPESGQAWRMTRRMKDREVHKKAEEIPEWCKDPHLPPCAAFVEIMAPVFSRDAWRCVWHLIQNDLVHGWGLDFFLQQCIEPAYEKIGVVDAQWIVHQGIPSLGDQGKAGDGKVPKQGETRMQVRKRCRLEWRMFGQRFKDAEKDYYSSMGVDPSNIPYHTNFHKSMRMNNHSQITSRLRPPAKKV, encoded by the exons ATGAGGCTCATCCTGGTGACATTGGTTGGAGTTGTTTCCGGCTTCTTGTTTGGAGTATCGTATCCTGTACTTTTGTCTGAAAAG ATGACTTCGATCTTCGCGATAACAAAAGCTCAGGATTTTAAAGACACATGGAAG ATATGGGTTCCATCAAATCCTCGAGGTGCAGAAAGATTAGTGCCAGGCATTGTTGTGCCTCATTCAGACCTTTATCTTCGAAGAATGTATGGTAAACCCAGTGAG GACCTAAGTATCACGCCAAAGTATCTTGTGACTTTTACAGTTGGTTATAATCAGAGGCATAATATCGATGCTGCTATTAAGAAG TTTTCAGAGAACTTCACAATTCTTCTGTTTCATTATGATAATCGAGCAAGTGAATGGGATGAATATGAATGGTCAAAGAAGGCTATCCATGTCAGTGCCCAGGGGCAAACAAAGTG GTGGTATGCAAAAAGATTCCTTCATCCTGACATCGTTGCAGCTTATGACTACATATTTATCTGGGATGAGGATCTTGGTGTTGAGAATTTTGATGCTGAGGA ATACATTAAACTTGTGAAAAAACATGGTTTGGAGATTTCACAGCCTGGTTTGAAACCTGAGAGTGGACAAGCATGGAGAATGACAAGAAGAATGAAAGACCGTGAAGTTCACAA AAAAGCAGAGGAGATACCAGAATGGTGCAAGGATCCTCATTTGCCTCCCTGTGCAGC GTTTGTTGAAATAATGGCTCCTGTATTTTCCCGTGATGCATGGCGATGTGTGTGGCATTTGATCCAG AATGACCTGGTCCATGGATGGGGACTCGATTTTTTCCTCCAGCAATGTATTGAG CCTGCTTATGAGAAGATAGGAGTCGTAGATGCACAGTGGATCGTTCATCAAGGCATTCCATCACTTGGTGATCAG GGGAAAGCTGGTGATGGGAAAGTACCAAAGCAAGGG GAAACGAGGATGCAGGTGAGGAAGAGGTGCAGACTAGAATGGAGAATGTTTGGACAACGGTTTAAAGATGCTGAAAAGGATTATTATTCATCTATGGGTGTTGATCCTTCCAATATTCCCTATCATACCAATTTTCACAAAAGCATGAGGATGAACAACCACAGCCAGATCACCAGCAGGCTCAGGCCACCGGCTAAAAAGGTCTAG
- the LOC108200172 gene encoding GDSL esterase/lipase At5g14450 translates to MDGVRPSSLSTRWRGPCGLKRSAEVVTFGVVISAAFLIFLSMGGLKSRKRLDLDHSSFCQFPAIYNFGDSNSDTGAVSATFGRLSLPNGQTFFGKPAGRYCDGRLIIDFVAEKLGLPYLSAYLDSIGANFRHGANFAASGSSIQPADSAILKGHVNPLSLNIQLLQFEQFKERTAELYTEAKNSYHKSGLPRPEDFSKALYTMDTGQNDLHAGITSMRVEEVQKHIPNIINEFSLNVKNLHQLGARTFWIHNTGPIGCLPFFVVNYPPKAGNSDQNGCVKSYNDLAQEFNRQLKDKISQLRTQLSDVFITYVDIYSVKYALISEAKKYGFSGPLGYCCGHYGDYRARCGRKSLVNGTELYGTSCEKPAEYLSWDGIHYSEAANKLVADQILDGSFSDPSIAISEACHRPL, encoded by the exons ATGGATGGGGTAAGACCCAGTAGCTTAAGTACAAGATGGAGAGGCCCATGTGGGCTAAAGAGGAGTGCTGAGGTTGTAACTTTTGGGGTTGTTATATCAGCTGCATTCTTGATTTTCCTATCTATGGGGGGACTAAAAAGTCGAAAAAGATTGGATCTTGATCACTCTAGTTTTTGCCAGTTTCCAGCAATTTATAACTTTGGTGACTCCAATTCGGATACTGGAGCTGTTTCTGCTACCTTTGGTCGCCTTTCTCTTCCGAATGGGCAGACCTTTTTTGGGAAACCTGCTGGGCGGTACTGCGATGGTCGTCTCATTATTGATTTTGtag CTGAAAAGTTGGGATTACCGTATTTAAGTGCATACCTGGATTCTATTGGAGCAAATTTTCGACATGGAGCAAATTTTGCTGCTAGTGGTTCTTCCATCCAGCCAGCTGATTCTGCAATATTAAAGGGACATGTCAACCCTCTCTCCCTCAATATACAGCTTTTGCAGTTTGAACAATTTAAAGAAAGGACTGCTGAGTTATATACAGAAG CAAAAAACTCATACCACAAAAGTGGTCTTCCAAGACCGGAGGACTTCTCGAAAGCTCTGTACACGATGGACACCGGACAGAATGATCTTCATGCTGGCATTACATCAATGAGAGTAGAAGAAGTTCAAAAACACATTCCAAATATTATTAATGAGTTTTCTCTTAACGTAAAG AATCTGCACCAACTGGGAGCAAGGACATTTTGGATCCATAATACAGGTCCAATTGGGTGCTTGCCCTTTTTTGTTGTCAACTATCCCCCAAAAGCAGGCAATTCTGACCAAAATGGCTGTGTGAAGTCTTACAACGATTTAGCGCAGGAATTCAATAGGCAACTTAAGGACAAAATAAGCCAGCTAAGGACACAACTCAGTGATGTATTTATCACTTATGTTGATATTTACTCCGTCAAATATGCTCTCATCAGTGAAGCAAAAAAATATG GTTTCAGCGGTCCTCTTGGTTACTGCTGCGGGCATTATGGAGACTATCGTGCAAGGTGTGGGCGGAAATCTTTAGTGAATGGCACTGAATTGTATGGAACTTCTTGTGAAAAGCCAGCAGAATACCTTAGCTGGGATGGTATACATTATTCCGAAGCTGCAAACAAATTGGTTGCTGACCAAATTCTAGACGGGTCTTTCTCTGATCCATCAATAGCCATCAGTGAAGCATGTCACAGGCCTTTGTAA
- the LOC108200390 gene encoding chloroplast sensor kinase, chloroplastic isoform X3, translating into MASSSLFCYNYLTNSQASLTTFPNKLPRCSAIFAASSVSSINSISQNKYSSISPKPVCDDDERLKDGEMASCAASVAAAIRKASNSPVEFMQRSERKGSGELLLPSSDFVRLCVQQLDLFRRIVHPDAVLSVYVRPAGSYVMDQLELRRVHCFPGHNDADDIIILMANFSVPTGLRAAEASLSNRKAQFVPDFRSVVFPMVKHPFVVGFLVAELPKREQENGGKMKHYPLPEESYALPPYTDPQSWGIETFKQSPTESYLFTADQKLNAINISCSLAMAYVMDQKAMLLQQSTWQNNVRMSNLVEQIRGPLSSIRTLSKMLSVQVKRSEISYDIAEDILVQGDLLKDTLQQLQDAVYLTKANIMRYNEETLMKMNTSSNTPTRPQDSETTSGSTGKESRGTYFNFSSKDLEMPMPPLALAPVQQGIRRPCNISDVLGDLVGALKPLAQKQQRSVELYELAQSTKIAVEELALRQAFSNLIEGALLRTHVGGKVEIVSTEAPAGGALVIIDDDGPDMHYMIQMH; encoded by the exons atgGCTTCCTCCTCACTATTCTGTTACAACTACCTAACTAACTCTCAAGCCTCCCTCACCACTTTCCCCAACAAACTCCCTCGCTGCTCCGCTATTTTCGCCGCCTCTTCCGTTAGTTCAATTAACAGTATCAGTCAAAATAAGTACTCATCTATTAGCCCTAAGCCTGTTTGTGATGATGATGAGAGGCTTAAGGATGGGGAGATGGCGTCGTGTGCTGCGTCGGTTGCGGCGGCGATTCGGAAGGCTTCGAATTCGCCTGTGGAGTTTATGCAGAGGAGTGAGAGGAAGGGGAGTGGGGAGTTGTTGCTGCCGAGCTCGGATTTTGTGAGGCTTTGTGTGCAGCAGTTGGATTTGTTTCGGAGGATTGTGCATCCTGATGCTGTTCTTTCG GTCTATGTAAGACCAGCTGGTAGTTATGTTATGGACCAGCTAGAGCTACGCCGAGTTCATTGTTTCCCGGGGCACAATGATGCAGATGATATAATCATATTGATGGCTAATTTTAGTGTTCCCACAGGTTTAAGAGCAGCAGAAGCTTCTCTTTCTAATCGAAAG GCGCAATTTGTCCCAGATTTTCGATCAGTCGTCTTTCCTATGGTCAAGCATCCTTTTGTTGTAGGTTTTTTGGTCGCAGAGCTCCCAAAAAGGGAACAGGAGAATGGTGGAAAGATGAAACATTACCCATTACCGGAAGAATCTTATGCTTTGCCCCCATATACAGATCCGCAATCATGGGGAATCGAAACTTTTAAACAGAGTCCTACAGAAAGTTATCTATTCACTGCCGACCAGAAACTAAATGCTATTAATATTTCTTGCTCGCTAGCTATGGCATATGTTATGGATCAG aAAGCAATGCTACTCCAGCAGTCAACTTGGCAAAATAATGTTAGGATGAGTAATTTGGTCGAACAG ATTCGAGGTCCTCTGTCTAGCATTCGGACATTGAGTAAAATGTTATCAGTTCAGGTGAAGAGAAGTGAG ATATCATACGATATTGCAGAAGACATTTTGGTGCAGGGTGATCTTTTGAAAGATACTCTTCAGCAACTTCAAGATGCTGTATACCTCACAAAG GCTAATATAATGAGGTACAATGAAGAAACTTTGATGAAAATGAATACTTCAAGTAATACCCCTACCAGGCCACAGGATTCGGAAACAACTTCTGGCAGCACAGGGAAAGAATCTAGGggaacatattttaatttttcttcgaAAGATCTCGAAATGCCCATGCCACCTCTAGCTCTTGCACCTGTACAACAAGGAATAAG AAGACCATGCAATATTTCGGATGTGCTAGGAGATTTGGTTGGGGCCttgaagcctttggctcaaaaaCAACAACGCTCTGTAGAACTATACGAACTTGCACAATCTACCAAAATTGCTGTTGAGGAACTTGCTCTGCGCCAGGCTTTCAGCAATCTAATTGAGGGTGCTTTGCTGCGTACTCATGTTGGAGGAAAAGTTGAAATAGTTTCTACAGAAGCCCCAGCAGGTGGTGCTCTTGTAATAATCGATGATGATGGGCCTGATATGCACTACATG ATACAGATGCATTAA
- the LOC108200818 gene encoding probable protein phosphatase 2C 14 encodes MSLAMNSIDTSFSPKKSSFSLNGSVNSCSLKRKRPPTIEIPRVLTEIPVDSAKKRVGSGGNCCGDDGFVCSSGFGVGVYAVKGKKKTMEDSYTIVSCPISKKGVFGVYDGHGGSKAAQFVAEKLHGNIKEMLDKVPENGDKEEAVKLGYLKTDQDFLKQGVSSGACCVTALIEGNELIVSNVGDCRAVLCRAGTADAITKDHRASEEDERKRIEDKGGYVEMHRGAWRVHGVLSVSRSIGDAHLKNWVLAEPDTKILHLTSDMEYLVLASDGLWEQVGNQEAIDILLRSCSVERKPGASVDTVSVNDDAYDCKGSSTSPKLRRLSLIKKNTRLGSSPIYRKRISCCTKSDDFGCENESPTSKARRISLVHHMKLKPQMPSEEHTVNQCKEIQCDYLCENVSPPSKAQRISQANQIKTRPQMSSQEISINRWKEPLLANQTNMKPRTQTQENSIYQQKENVKNSTGEDVFLPSKVQELSPVNQLKIKPQAPSHQHSIDKKRLSSGGLIAACKELANLALSRGSLDDITVMIIDLHRLKD; translated from the exons ATGTCATTAGCGATGAACAGTATAGATACATCTTTTTCACCTAAAAAATCTTCGTTTTCTCTAAATGGGTCGGTGAATTCATGTTCTTTAAAGCGAAAGAGGCCCCCCACAATTGAAATCCCTAGGGTTTTGACTGAAATTCCGGTGGATTCTGCCAAGAAAAGGGTGGGTTCTGGTGGGAATTGCTGTGGTGATGATGGTTTTGTTTGTTCTAGTGGATTTGGAGTTGGGGTTTACGCGGTGAAGGGGAAGAAAAAGACTATGGAAGATTCTTATACTATTGTTTCTTGCCCGATTTCGAAGAAG GGTGTCTTTGGTGTTTATGATGGACATGGAGGAAGTAAGGCTGCACAATTTGTAGCGGAAAAGTTACATGGTAATATTAAAGAGATGCTTGACAAAGTTCCAGAGAATGGAGATAAGGAAGAAGCTGTAAAACTAGGGTATTTGAAAACCGATCAGGATTTCCTTAAGCAG GGTGTTAGTAGTGGTGCTTGCTGTGTGACAGCCTTGATCGAGGGAAACGAGCTTATAGTCTCGAATGTAGGTGACTGCAGAGCTGTTCTTTGTCGAGCTGGCACAGCTGATGCCATAACAAAAGATCATAGAGCATCTGAGGAGGACGAAAGGAAAAGAATAGAGGATAAG GGAGGATATGTGGAGATGCACCGGGGAGCTTGGAGAGTTCATGGAGTACTATCCGTTTCCAGAAGTATTGGAGATGCTCACTTGAAGAATTGGGTGCTAGCTGAGCCTGATACGAAAATCTTACATTTGACTTCGGATATGGAATATCTTGTATTAGCTTCTGATGGGCTGTGGGAACAG GTAGGGAATCAAGAAGCTATTGATATTCTGTTGCGGTCGTGTTCTGTAGAAAGGAAACCTGGAGCTAGTGTAGACACTGTTAGTGTGAATGATGATGCATATGACTGCAAAGGTTCAAGTACTTCACCAAAGTTACGCAGACTATCACTAATCAAGAAAAATACAAGGTTGGGGAGTTCCCCTATCTACAGGAAGAGAATTAGTTGCTGCACGAAAAGTGATGATTTTGGTTGTGAAAATGAAAGTCCTACATCAAAGGCTCGAAGGATATCACTGGTTCACCACATGAAGTTGAAACCTCAGATGCCAAGTGAAGAACATACTGTCAATCAGTGCAAGGAAATTCAATGCGATTATCTTTGTGAAAATGTAAGTCCTCCATCCAAGGCTCAAAGGATATCACAGGCAAACCAAATAAAGACGAGACCTCAGATGTCAAGTCAAGAAATTAGCATTAATCGGTGGAAGGAGCCCTTACTGGCAAACCAAACGAACATGAAACCTAGAACACAAACTCAGGAAAATAGCATATATCAGCAGAAGGAAAATGTGAAGAATTCTACTGGTGAAGATGTATTCCTGCCATCAAAAGTTCAAGAACTTTCACCTGTAAACCAACTGAAGATAAAACCTCAGGCACCAAGTCACCAACATAGCATCGATAAGAAGAGGCTAAGTTCCGGGGGACTCATTGCTGCTTGCAAAGAGCTTGCGAATCTTGCACTAAGCAGGGGTAGTTTAGATGACATTACTGTGATGATTATTGATCTACACCGTCTTAAAGACTAA